One Helicobacter suis HS1 genomic window, AAAAAACGGGGCGGTTTTTGTTTGCAAAAACAATTAATCTACAAAAATTAGGATTGAACTATATAGACGAAAAATTTTTAGATAGTGATTCATTCACGGCAAATTTTATTGAAAAAATAGGAGGGAACAATTTCAAATTTACGATAAAAGTTTAGTAAAAGTCCAAGTTTGGAAGTTGAAAGCGGTTGTGGGGACTTGTAAATAGAAAAGACCAACACGGTGTATGAGACAAAAGCTTGCACCAGAATTAAGGTATCTTTTATGGTGTCTGTGTAAGAATACCTGTGAAGTTAAATCGGGGCGCTCCCCCGGCTCTCTTTGAGGGTTTCTTTATTTTTCAGTTTTCAGTTTTTTCGGTTTTTCTTGTTTCATACTTTTTTTGATTAGCCGTTTTGGGAAACAGCCTGTTGAAAGTGCCTTAAATGCAATAAAAACTCTAAAAAATATTCAATCTTTTCATATGCAAGGCTTACAATCCGTCCAGGATGATTTATGCCACTACTTGGCGCGCAAGCAGAAAGTCTAGGATAGGCAATGCTTTCTTTGATCCTTGCTTTGCTAAATTCTCCCAGTGAAAACAAGCGTTTCTAAGGCTAGAGAACAGATCTAAAACAATATTGACCTCATGGTAGTTAGGCAGTTTTGAATCTACTTTTTTGTTAAGATGGCAGAAGTCTCTAAAGTTTAGTCTGTGTTTTCTAAAGTCAAAAATCAAATTTTGCAAATGGTTTTGTTTAATGACAACAATGAGCGATCCTAGTGTCAAATTAGACAATAGGTGTGAGTTATAAGCTCTTGGATCAGCGATTTGTATATAATCTACATACTCCTTAGTGGCCTTATCTTTATGGCGTATTTTTGGACCCATTCTGTGGTAGTGGGATGTCTGCAATCGAAGCATTAAGAGCTAATAGAAAGGCCATTTGTTTCGATCTAAATCCATTGAGTTCATTTTTTATTGAGGTTTATACTTCAGATTTTGATCATGATAGTTTTAAGAAAGTAGCGTTAGAAATTGTTGCTGGTGTGAGAGACGATGAATATTATAAAAAATTGTGGGAGTATGATGGCATTATCCACAATGTCAAATACGATAAAAACGAGATTTACGAAGTGTGTCTGAGCGAATACAAAAAACATAAATTTAAAAATAGTACGCGGAGAGCGCGGACACAGCAAGATTTAGAAGCGCTATTGTTTGCAAAAACAATTAATCTACAAAAATTAGGATTGAACTATATAGACGAAAAATTTTTAGATAGTGATTCATTCACGGCAAATTTTATTGAAAAAATAGGAGGGAACAATTTCAAATTTATTTGGACGGAGAGAAATCTTTATGCCCTATCGTTGCTATTTAGTAAAATTCTAGAAGTTAAAGATGAGAACATCAAGAAGTTTTTAGTATTTGGTTTTTTGATGACAACACATCTATGTTGTAAAATGAACATACCAAGAAGAGAACAGGCATGTAGAAACTTCTCCACAAGCTGGGGCAGGAGTGCCTATGTGTGTTCTAGTAGGCAGATGGAGCAAAATCCACTCATTGTTTTTTATCATAGTTGTTTTGGGAAACAGTCTGTTGAAAGTGCCTTAAAATGTGCAAATACCTACATAGATAAAAGCAAAATCAAGCTCAAAAGGGTTACTTATGCAGATAAAAGGAAGTTAGACAATGCCTTTAGCTTGAAATATGGGAGTGTTAATGTTTTGACTCTAGCAGACTATGTTGGTGAGAATTCGGTGGATTTTATATTGACAGATCCACCTTATGGCGGACTTGTGCAGTATTTTGATCTGTCTTATCTGTGGTTAGTTTGGCTGAAGAAATACGATGTTAAATTTGGAGAGATCGATTTTAATGGCGAGATCACAATCAATAAAAAGTTTGACTTGAAAAATTATGGCATAAGATTTACAAATGCTCTAAAACAACTACACAGAGTACTTAAAGATGGGGGAAAAATGGTTATCACATTCCACAATAAAAATATCCAGATATGGAATTGTTTCATCAGAAGCTTGCAAGATGCGGGTTTTATCATAGAGAAGGTGATCCACCAGAAAAATAGGCGTAGTGGAGAGTCTGTTGTGGCAAATCCATACGGGACTTCTGGTACAGATTTTTACATCAGATGCATCAAAAGAATTGCATCTCTAGATAAAAGCAAATCTTTAGATAATCTTAACGAAATGATAGTAAAGATAGGCATAAGAGCAATTTCTGCTAGAAACGAACCCACTCCTTTTGTCATTTTATTTGACGCCATACTAGCTGAAATTACAAGTAGTGGCTATATCTTTAGCCATGATTGCGATGGCGATATTAAAAAAGCTCTGTCTGCTGAAATTGGAAAGACTTTTATCATTACAGATCGTGGCAAAGCTACCAAAGCAGATAGACTATGGTGGTTAAAAGAGCCCCATAAGCATATTTCCCTTTACCATGTTCCATTGAGCGATCGAGTAGATAAGGTGATACTGTATGAGCTTAAAACAAAAGCGTTGATCACACTAGATGATGCACTTGCAGCGATCTACAAAAACTTCCCTAATGGTCTGACACTCACAGAGAGCAGTATCCAAGCAAGTTTAAAAAAATTCGCCCTTAAATCAAGTGGTGGCTATGTTTATAACAAAAATGCAGAAGGTGTCTTGCAAGCTACCAAACACACAGAATACATTTACTATATTGGCAACATAGGCAAAAAACTTGGTTATAAGATTTATGTGGGTAAGAGAGAACAGCCAGAAAAAATTACGATTAAAGGGCAAGAGATTCATTTGAGGAGTATTTGTGATGTCCTAAATTTGCAAGAAGTTTTAAACCTAAATCAAGAAGAATACTTTGTAAGTCGAGCAGAAATGATTGATCTTATATTCATCAAAAATAATAAAATCAAGTGCATATTTGAGGTTGAGAATTCAACTAATATCGTCACAGCATTACATAGGGCTTCTGTGCTAGATGACAATGTAGATAAAATCATTGTGATTCCTGATGCTAGAAAAAATGAATTACTCAGACTCAAAGACACATTAACAAGAAAGGTGATAAAAGATCACAACTGGAAATATATCACCTATAGCGATGTGGATAACTTAAATCATACCAAGAATCCAAACTTAGCTACCTATCTAAAGGCAATCGATGGGTAATGCAGAAGGAAAGTATGATAAGCGCAACACTTTAAATGATTTAACGGGTAAGGAATGGCTCAAATTAACTTCTAGCTTTTGGTTTAGTGAAAAGTGTGGGCTTGATAAGGAGGCTTTCAAACATCCTGCACCTTTTTTAGTTAAAGACATTGAAAAACTCATCAAGCTTTTTACAAAGAAACACATGACTATCTTGGATCCCTTTTGTGGTAGTGGGACAAGTTTAATTGCTGCTTACAACTTAGAGAGATATGGTATTGGGTTTGATTTGAGTAAAGAGTATTATCAGTTAGCCAAAGATAGATTAAGTGCACTGGGTGCGATTCAACAGGACCATTACCAGTATATTTTGGGCCATAATTTAGATTTAGTGAAAAAGTTGCAGGAGGATAGCGTGGATTATGTAGTTACCTCCCCACCCTACTACAATATTCTAAAAAATAAATCAGAGATAGAAATTTGCGCTCAAAGAGGATCTTGCAAGGAGTAAAAACAATGTTACATAGAATAAATCTTTCTTTAGGACTCTTGTTGCTTTTAGTATATTTTTGTTTAGGAGAGCAAAATAAATCTGAACCAACTGAATTTGAACCCCCACGCGTTGTTAAGTTACTCAGGAATCAACTGTTCTATCGTGATCAGTGATTTTACCGTCAATAAGAAGGAAACAAATGTCGTTGGCGATGTTGTCAGATTGATGGTAGATTGTGGGTACGAGTTTTGCGGAAATGTGGCATTAATACAGGAGAACAAGCCGGTTTTGTCTTGCACACCTATAAACCAGGTGTAGAGGAGATAGATGATCATTATCGTGGCAACATAAAAACAAGCAGCATGTGTTTTGGATTTTAGAGGGTTCTAAATAAGGGGCTCTTATTTTGTACTCTCATGAGGGTTTAGATACAAAAGAGAGGTACTAGTGGTTAATCTTTAGCCATTTAAGAAATCGTTATACTCTAAATGCAATCAATGTTTACAACAGGGGATATTGCAAGGAGCAGACGATGAATCAAACAGCGTTACACAAAGCGGGTACTTTTTTAGGGCTTTTGTTAGTCTTGGCTAATCTTGCTTGGGGGAGTTGCAGTACACAATATGGTGATTTTGTGATCAAGCAAGCAAAGAGTTTTGCAAAAAAAATCGCTACTGGCGATCCAGACGATATACTATGGAGTCCACAATTTGTAGTGGAGAGAAGCCAAGCGCTCATAGGTAAAACCCTTTATTGTGGGGTTGTGGTGCGTGGTTACAGAGCAGGGTATTATAATGATGACGGGCGTATAGCTCGGATAGGTGTGGATTTTGCATGTTTTGGATTTGCCAAAGATTCTAAATAGTATCCGGGTTCTTGTTTGATGTTACATTCAGATTTTGATTTATCAGAAATCAATATGGAGTTTAAAAAAGAGGCCTTTATTCTACACTTTCGTGAAGATTATTGGACGGGAGGAAAATCTATTGATTAGCTGACCTTTATTTTTGAGCCCTCTAAAGATCGCTATTCTTTAAAAGCACTCAACAGTCAAATCAATAAAGATCCTATAGACTCTGTTTATCGCCAAAAGCCAGATGGCAAGGAAATTTTTATGGATGCAATGAAGCCACATATTGTAAATGATTTGATAGAACTTTGCGCTCAAAGAGGATCTTGCAAGGAGTAAAAACAATGTTACATAGAATAAATCTTTCTTTAGGACTCTTGTTGCTTTTAGTACATTTTTGTTTAGGAGAGCAAAATAAATCTGAACCAACTGAATTTGAACCCCCACGCGTTGTTAAGTTACTCAGGAATCAATATGAGGACTTTGATACTAAAAAGTTAAAACTTAATCTTAAGAAAAGAACACCAGAAGAGGAGACAGAAGAGGGTTTTCCTTTTGATGTCTTTGAGGAGAATAAGGCTCATGTGGGTAAAACCCTTTATCGTGGTTTTGTCTTGCACACCTATAAACCAGGTGTAGAGGAGATAGATGATCATTATCGTGGCAACATAAAAACAAGCAGCATGTGTTTTGGATTTTAGAGGGTTCTAAATGGCATAAGGGTTTTTGTTTGGATCTTAACCCTGTGGCCACCTTTTCACAAATCAGCTTAAATTTTAAAGAAAATGTGTTTATTTTGCGCATCAATGAATGGGCTGTTGAATGCGATTGGGAGCATAGAAGTTTAGATATTTTAATCTTTAAACCAGTTGGAGATCGTTATATCTTGCAAGCATACAGCCGTGTTAATGATACAGCTAATGATATTGATCCTTTTTATCGCCAAAAGCGAGATGGCAAGCAAATTTTCATGGATCAAATTGACAATGATGTATTACAGGGTTTAGAGAATCGCTGCTATAAAAAGCGTTATTGCCAAACATATGAGGAGAAAAATGGGATTAATTAGAATAAGCGCTACTTTAGGGCTTTTGTTGTTTTTAACCAATCTTGCTTGGGGGGTAGAGTGCATGGATATTAAAACCGATCTTCAAGAACAAACTCAGGCATTTGTAAAAACACTCATAACCCCACAAAGCCATATAGATCCAAGCTCTGGACTCCAAGCTGCCTATGTGCTAGAGACGCATAAAGCCCATATAGACGAAAATCTGTATTGTGCTTTGATAGCACGCCTTTATGCAGCAAACATAGAAAAAGTAGAATTTGAAGAGGAAAGGGGTGCGCCCTTTTCTAGGGGGGTTGTTAGTGTACGCGCCATGTGCTTTAGAGTGATTAAAGAATCTAAAAAGGGTTTGCAAACAGCATTTAAGGGATTTTGTCTAAACCTTGAGTCTGAATCTACCCAATCACAAATATTGCCCTTAAAGACAATGTAGCTATCTTAGAAACTATGGGCGTGCAAAGAGAGGCTAGTTTAGACCTCATTACAAAAATTAGAAACTTTTGTGTTTAAAGAGCTACATAAT contains:
- a CDS encoding site-specific DNA-methyltransferase, translated to MGNAEGKYDKRNTLNDLTGKEWLKLTSSFWFSEKCGLDKEAFKHPAPFLVKDIEKLIKLFTKKHMTILDPFCGSGTSLIAAYNLERYGIGFDLSKEYYQLAKDRLSALGAIQQDHYQYILGHNLDLVKKLQEDSVDYVVTSPPYYNILKNKSEIEICAQRGSCKE
- a CDS encoding DNA methyltransferase, whose amino-acid sequence is MDPFCGSGMSAIEALRANRKAICFDLNPLSSFFIEVYTSDFDHDSFKKVALEIVAGVRDDEYYKKLWEYDGIIHNVKYDKNEIYEVCLSEYKKHKFKNSTRRARTQQDLEALLFAKTINLQKLGLNYIDEKFLDSDSFTANFIEKIGGNNFKFIWTERNLYALSLLFSKILEVKDENIKKFLVFGFLMTTHLCCKMNIPRREQACRNFSTSWGRSAYVCSSRQMEQNPLIVFYHSCFGKQSVESALKCANTYIDKSKIKLKRVTYADKRKLDNAFSLKYGSVNVLTLADYVGENSVDFILTDPPYGGLVQYFDLSYLWLVWLKKYDVKFGEIDFNGEITINKKFDLKNYGIRFTNALKQLHRVLKDGGKMVITFHNKNIQIWNCFIRSLQDAGFIIEKVIHQKNRRSGESVVANPYGTSGTDFYIRCIKRIASLDKSKSLDNLNEMIVKIGIRAISARNEPTPFVILFDAILAEITSSGYIFSHDCDGDIKKALSAEIGKTFIITDRGKATKADRLWWLKEPHKHISLYHVPLSDRVDKVILYELKTKALITLDDALAAIYKNFPNGLTLTESSIQASLKKFALKSSGGYVYNKNAEGVLQATKHTEYIYYIGNIGKKLGYKIYVGKREQPEKITIKGQEIHLRSICDVLNLQEVLNLNQEEYFVSRAEMIDLIFIKNNKIKCIFEVENSTNIVTALHRASVLDDNVDKIIVIPDARKNELLRLKDTLTRKVIKDHNWKYITYSDVDNLNHTKNPNLATYLKAIDG